One genomic region from Glaciimonas sp. PAMC28666 encodes:
- the acpS gene encoding holo-ACP synthase — protein MIYGIGTDIIQISRIEAALSRNGDRFAERILGPEELVKYHHRKARILARGIRFLATRFAAKEAFSKAIGIGLRMPMTWRAMQTLNAPSGKPVVVTSGVLEEFMRKNGLTAQVSITDEVEYAVAFVIVEKI, from the coding sequence ATGATTTACGGCATTGGCACTGACATTATTCAAATTTCGCGGATTGAAGCGGCCTTATCGCGCAATGGTGATCGTTTTGCCGAAAGAATTCTCGGCCCCGAGGAACTCGTAAAATATCATCATCGTAAAGCCAGGATATTGGCGCGTGGTATTCGGTTCTTAGCGACGCGCTTTGCTGCCAAGGAAGCATTTTCGAAAGCGATCGGAATCGGCTTGAGAATGCCCATGACATGGCGCGCGATGCAGACCTTGAATGCTCCCAGCGGTAAGCCTGTTGTCGTCACCAGCGGCGTGCTGGAAGAGTTCATGCGCAAGAATGGTCTGACCGCACAGGTATCAATTACTGACGAAGTTGAATACGCAGTCGCTTTTGTTATAGTGGAAAAAATATGA
- the pdxJ gene encoding pyridoxine 5'-phosphate synthase, whose protein sequence is MSYLNPTPTIIDLGINIDHVATLRNARGTAYPDPLRAALEAEEAGADAITLHLREDRRHIKDADVEIIRPLLRTRMNLEAAVTQEMIDFACKIMPQDVCLVPERRHELTTEGGLDVIKYFAEVQTAVRQLQAEGIRVSLFIDPDADQIQAAAEVGAPVIELHTGRYAEAHQVSEQRSELERVQRAVQEGVIRGLKVNAGHGLHYTNAQAIAAIPDIAELNIGHAIVAHAVFVGWKAAVSEMKALMVKARLNRV, encoded by the coding sequence ATGAGCTATCTTAATCCTACGCCGACCATCATCGACCTTGGTATCAACATCGATCATGTCGCAACACTGCGCAATGCACGTGGCACCGCTTATCCCGATCCATTGCGGGCCGCCCTCGAGGCTGAAGAGGCGGGGGCTGATGCGATTACATTGCATCTCCGTGAGGACCGTCGTCACATCAAGGACGCAGATGTTGAGATCATCCGCCCGTTGTTACGTACACGTATGAATCTGGAGGCAGCGGTAACGCAGGAGATGATTGATTTCGCCTGCAAAATCATGCCGCAAGATGTCTGCCTGGTACCAGAGCGACGCCACGAGCTGACCACCGAAGGCGGTCTTGACGTCATTAAATATTTTGCCGAAGTGCAGACTGCAGTACGTCAGCTACAAGCCGAAGGAATCCGAGTAAGTCTCTTCATCGACCCCGATGCGGATCAAATTCAGGCAGCGGCAGAAGTCGGCGCGCCGGTCATTGAATTACATACCGGGCGCTATGCAGAAGCGCACCAGGTTAGCGAGCAGCGTAGTGAACTGGAGCGGGTTCAGCGCGCAGTTCAGGAAGGCGTTATTCGCGGTCTGAAAGTGAATGCAGGACACGGATTACATTACACCAACGCGCAGGCAATCGCGGCGATACCCGACATTGCCGAATTGAATATCGGGCATGCGATTGTGGCACACGCTGTGTTTGTGGGCTGGAAAGCAGCGGTCAGTGAAATGAAAGCATTGATGGTTAAAGCGCGTCTGAACAGAGTTTAA
- a CDS encoding benzoate/H(+) symporter BenE family transporter, protein MKNFPWSTLAAGFITVLVGITSSAAIVFQAAETAGATQAEISSWMLALGLGMGVTCIGLSLRYKTPIVTAWSTPGAALLITSLAGVPMSAAIGAFVFSAALSTLCGVTGWFERAMDKIPLSIAAAMLAGILMRFGMDVFVAMKLQFWLVFAMFFAYLLCKRLLPRYAIILVLGVGVAIAARLSLLHFETFHVAFAKPVLTLPTFSWTTVIGIGIPLFVVNMASQNAPGVAVLRASGYNTPISPLITWTGITNLLLAPFGCFSLNLAAITAAICSGKEAHEDPHKRYWAGVFAGIFYLLVGIFGATVGELFAAFPKELILAIAGLALFGTIANALRVAMSNDSQREAALITFLVTASGVSFAGIGAAFWGLLAGALALFVLTSRYGAGARAVSDANVAVAANVVQPMAPSPRSPSSAGPASLRQN, encoded by the coding sequence ATGAAAAATTTTCCATGGTCCACCCTGGCAGCTGGTTTTATCACCGTATTGGTGGGCATCACCAGTTCTGCAGCCATTGTGTTTCAGGCTGCAGAAACAGCTGGCGCCACTCAGGCCGAGATCAGCTCCTGGATGCTAGCGCTCGGTCTGGGAATGGGTGTGACTTGCATTGGCTTATCGTTACGCTATAAGACGCCCATCGTCACGGCTTGGTCAACACCTGGCGCAGCGCTCCTCATCACTAGCCTAGCCGGAGTACCGATGTCGGCGGCGATTGGGGCATTCGTGTTCTCAGCCGCGCTCAGTACGTTGTGCGGGGTGACCGGCTGGTTCGAGCGCGCCATGGATAAAATTCCATTGTCAATCGCTGCGGCAATGCTCGCGGGCATTTTGATGCGCTTCGGCATGGATGTTTTTGTCGCCATGAAGCTGCAATTCTGGCTCGTATTCGCCATGTTTTTTGCTTACCTGCTGTGCAAGCGCTTGCTGCCGCGTTATGCCATCATCCTGGTTCTTGGCGTGGGAGTCGCGATTGCGGCGAGGTTGAGTTTATTGCATTTCGAGACTTTTCATGTTGCCTTCGCCAAGCCGGTGCTGACGCTGCCAACGTTTTCGTGGACAACTGTAATCGGGATCGGGATTCCCTTATTTGTGGTCAATATGGCGTCGCAAAACGCACCGGGCGTGGCGGTGCTGCGCGCCTCAGGCTACAACACGCCTATTTCTCCACTCATCACCTGGACCGGGATAACAAATTTGTTACTGGCGCCATTCGGTTGCTTTTCGCTGAATCTGGCTGCCATCACGGCCGCGATCTGTAGCGGCAAAGAAGCACATGAAGACCCACATAAACGCTATTGGGCTGGCGTCTTTGCGGGGATTTTCTATTTGCTGGTCGGCATATTCGGCGCCACGGTGGGCGAACTATTTGCGGCTTTCCCGAAAGAACTGATACTGGCAATTGCCGGGCTTGCACTGTTTGGTACGATCGCTAATGCCCTGAGAGTGGCGATGTCGAATGACAGTCAGAGGGAGGCAGCTTTGATTACTTTTCTGGTCACCGCATCCGGTGTGTCATTTGCAGGCATTGGTGCCGCATTCTGGGGGTTACTTGCCGGCGCATTGGCCCTATTTGTATTGACTTCGCGCTATGGCGCTGGCGCGCGAGCAGTGTCCGATGCTAATGTGGCTGTCGCTGCAAATGTCGTTCAGCCAATGGCGCCATCGCCGCGCTCGCCGTCCTCAGCCGGGCCAGCCTCTTTGCGTCAAAACTAA
- the recO gene encoding DNA repair protein RecO, translated as MAPALPALPALPTDTEVDSVDLASRAASVLLSNSPVAPSNSGSGSSPDLRPDPYSEPLDVAATEVAATEVAATATATLEHSTLAAGVKSSKTAVTKRVPRPAAESRIAGQPGFVLHSYPHRETSLILDVFTRDYGRIALVAKGAKRPLSKLRGVLQTFQPLSLSWSGKSEIRTLTAAEWVGGMLPLEKSALLCGFYLNELLVKLLARDDAHPVLFNHYVVTLNKLAHQEPAPIVLRQFERALLKETGVSGDFTVCTGTRQRVEPDLLYVVDPERGPRVARVSDSWPSVSGKTLLDMAREDYSDSNTQSQSKVLMRFLLAYHLGGAPLNTRQILIDLMQL; from the coding sequence ATGGCGCCTGCACTTCCTGCACTTCCTGCACTTCCAACGGATACAGAGGTCGATTCCGTTGACCTGGCATCCCGTGCAGCATCTGTATTACTTTCAAACTCACCTGTGGCACCGTCAAATTCCGGATCGGGTTCTTCACCCGATTTGCGACCTGACCCCTATTCAGAACCTTTGGATGTAGCGGCTACCGAAGTAGCGGCTACCGAAGTAGCGGCTACCGCAACCGCAACGCTGGAACATTCAACGCTCGCCGCTGGCGTAAAGTCGTCTAAAACGGCTGTCACAAAACGTGTCCCTCGGCCTGCAGCGGAATCACGGATTGCCGGACAACCTGGCTTCGTTCTCCACAGTTATCCACACCGCGAAACCAGCCTCATTCTGGATGTATTTACGCGCGATTACGGCCGGATAGCGCTAGTTGCCAAAGGTGCCAAGCGCCCCCTCTCCAAGCTTCGGGGTGTATTGCAGACGTTTCAACCCCTATCGCTCAGTTGGAGCGGCAAATCGGAAATCCGCACATTGACCGCCGCCGAGTGGGTAGGCGGCATGTTGCCGTTGGAAAAATCTGCGTTATTGTGTGGTTTTTATCTTAACGAACTGCTAGTTAAGCTATTAGCACGAGACGACGCCCATCCGGTTTTGTTTAATCACTATGTGGTGACGTTAAACAAATTAGCGCATCAAGAGCCAGCGCCTATCGTACTACGGCAGTTCGAGCGCGCGTTATTGAAAGAAACCGGCGTGTCCGGCGACTTTACAGTTTGTACCGGAACGCGGCAGCGGGTCGAACCGGATCTCTTATACGTGGTCGATCCAGAGCGTGGACCAAGAGTGGCGCGCGTTTCAGATAGCTGGCCATCGGTTAGCGGCAAAACATTGCTCGATATGGCACGCGAAGATTACAGCGATAGCAACACGCAATCGCAGAGTAAAGTTCTCATGCGGTTTTTACTCGCCTATCATCTGGGTGGAGCACCTTTGAATACGCGCCAGATCTTGATTGATTTAATGCAATTGTAA
- the era gene encoding GTPase Era yields the protein MTESVSQAPATDFRCGYIAIVGRPNVGKSTLMNELIGAKVSITSRKAQTTRHRITGIQTLPDTQFVYVDTPGFQTRHSNALNKTLNRTVTTTLTASDVILFVIEAGTFGPADQQVLELLPAEVPCILVINKSDRVKDKAVLLPFAQKIAALRDFAAVVPVSAKLRFQLENLQAETRKYLPLNPPVFGEDDITDRSEKFLAAEIVREKLFRFVGDELPYTSTVLIEKFEVEGNLRRVFAAILVERNTHKSMVIGQKGARLKDISTQSRLDMERLFGGPVYLEIWVKVKSGWADNEAGLRAYGYE from the coding sequence ATGACAGAATCCGTATCCCAGGCACCCGCAACCGATTTTCGTTGTGGCTATATCGCTATAGTAGGTCGTCCCAACGTCGGTAAATCGACGTTGATGAACGAACTTATCGGTGCCAAAGTCAGTATCACTTCGCGCAAAGCGCAAACGACCAGACATCGTATTACCGGCATCCAGACTTTGCCCGATACTCAGTTTGTTTATGTCGACACGCCGGGGTTTCAGACTCGTCATTCAAATGCATTAAACAAGACGTTAAATCGCACTGTCACCACGACACTGACGGCATCGGATGTCATTTTGTTCGTGATTGAGGCGGGCACTTTCGGGCCAGCAGACCAGCAAGTTCTAGAATTGCTTCCAGCAGAAGTGCCTTGCATATTGGTGATCAATAAATCCGATCGCGTCAAGGATAAGGCAGTGTTGTTGCCATTTGCCCAAAAAATTGCCGCGTTACGCGATTTCGCTGCTGTTGTGCCTGTTTCCGCAAAGTTGCGGTTTCAGTTAGAAAACTTGCAAGCAGAAACACGCAAATATCTGCCGCTCAATCCACCCGTATTTGGTGAGGATGACATTACTGATCGTAGCGAAAAATTCCTGGCTGCGGAAATCGTGCGAGAGAAGTTATTCCGTTTTGTCGGCGATGAATTGCCTTATACCAGTACCGTTCTGATCGAGAAATTCGAAGTTGAAGGGAATTTACGGCGGGTATTCGCCGCGATTTTGGTCGAACGCAATACGCATAAATCGATGGTCATCGGTCAGAAGGGCGCACGTCTGAAGGATATATCGACCCAATCTCGCCTGGATATGGAACGCCTTTTTGGCGGTCCGGTGTATCTGGAAATTTGGGTAAAAGTAAAATCCGGCTGGGCCGATAACGAAGCCGGATTGCGCGCCTACGGTTACGAGTAA
- the rnc gene encoding ribonuclease III translates to MDVMLLQNRLGHTFKDATLLQQALTHRSHSTLHNERLEFLGDSILNCVVASLLFDRYSKIDEGDLSRVRANLVKQQSLYEIAQRLELSQFLRLGEGELKSGGFRRPSILADTLEALFGAIFLDAGFDVARDAIRALYIPILDTVDPKTLGKDAKTLLQEYLQGKKIALPQYNVVATHGAAHNQEFEIECLVPKLEIQVFGTGGSRRAGEQAAAKLALEAVQQAFIKTPGATRKSKPRTSQLKLAGIATIQPDAPAKEVTQSKLASAKDSSKSEAPKHAHKPIPANSAASTASVVLRDEIPMTLKAQATPSGPASTPEAVGTAVAAATTATTSTTAPTTPVAAKITVAARR, encoded by the coding sequence ATGGACGTGATGTTATTGCAAAATAGGCTAGGCCACACCTTCAAGGATGCTACGTTGCTGCAGCAGGCCTTGACGCATCGCAGCCACAGCACCTTGCATAACGAGCGACTGGAGTTTCTAGGTGATTCGATATTAAATTGTGTGGTCGCATCACTATTGTTCGATCGTTATAGCAAGATCGATGAGGGCGATTTGTCGCGAGTGCGCGCCAATTTGGTTAAACAGCAATCGCTATATGAAATTGCGCAGCGCCTTGAATTGTCTCAATTTTTGCGCTTGGGTGAGGGAGAATTGAAATCGGGTGGCTTTCGCCGTCCCTCCATTCTCGCCGATACGCTAGAGGCCCTGTTTGGTGCGATTTTCCTGGATGCCGGTTTCGATGTTGCACGCGATGCAATTCGTGCGTTATATATTCCGATTCTGGACACCGTTGATCCCAAGACCCTGGGAAAAGACGCTAAAACGCTCCTGCAAGAGTACTTGCAGGGCAAAAAAATTGCATTGCCCCAATACAACGTGGTTGCGACGCATGGCGCGGCACACAATCAGGAGTTCGAAATTGAATGCCTCGTTCCGAAATTAGAGATTCAGGTATTCGGTACCGGGGGAAGTCGCCGTGCCGGAGAGCAGGCGGCAGCTAAACTAGCTTTGGAAGCAGTACAACAAGCGTTTATAAAAACGCCGGGTGCAACGCGCAAAAGCAAGCCAAGAACCTCGCAATTAAAACTTGCAGGTATTGCCACGATTCAGCCTGACGCTCCCGCCAAGGAAGTGACACAATCAAAGCTGGCGTCAGCGAAAGATAGCAGTAAAAGTGAAGCTCCAAAGCACGCTCATAAGCCGATTCCTGCTAACAGTGCGGCAAGTACCGCAAGCGTTGTCTTGCGCGACGAAATTCCGATGACATTGAAGGCGCAGGCAACGCCATCCGGACCAGCATCAACGCCGGAGGCGGTCGGGACCGCCGTAGCAGCAGCAACGACAGCAACGACATCAACGACAGCACCAACGACACCTGTAGCCGCAAAAATTACCGTTGCTGCGCGTCGTTAA
- a CDS encoding DUF4845 domain-containing protein yields the protein MTKNPGKSCHRQRGITLVGLIVWLAILGFLVVIGGKVVPTAIEYRSIKNAIVSVKAKGGTVQEMRTAFDRQAEVGYIETLHGKDLDITKNGEDIDISFAYQKIIPLVTPVSLLIDYSGTTARTSGKKTID from the coding sequence ATGACAAAAAATCCTGGTAAATCGTGTCATCGGCAACGGGGCATCACGCTGGTTGGCTTAATTGTTTGGTTAGCGATTCTTGGATTTCTTGTAGTCATCGGTGGAAAAGTCGTTCCCACGGCGATCGAATATAGGTCCATTAAAAACGCCATTGTCAGCGTTAAGGCAAAAGGCGGTACGGTGCAGGAAATGCGTACCGCATTTGACCGTCAAGCCGAAGTCGGCTACATCGAGACACTTCACGGTAAAGATCTGGACATTACAAAAAATGGCGAGGATATTGATATTAGCTTCGCTTACCAAAAAATAATCCCGCTGGTTACACCGGTCAGCTTGTTGATTGACTATTCTGGAACAACTGCCAGAACATCTGGCAAAAAAACCATCGATTGA
- the lepB gene encoding signal peptidase I → MTLQSILGNFALILFVLMVVTGIIWFLDRFYLRAQRRAKADAALAAFDARNVKLRAEGIKLESSGRAELEANLLRQPTWVEYSGSFFPVIAMVFFLRSFLYEPFKIPSSSMVPTLLVGDLILVNKFTYGIRLPILNKKIIDVSTPQRGDVMVFKYPKDLSLDYIKRVVGVPGDKIVYRNKRLSINGVALTYTALPDYLNEDSLNYSKQYNENLSKVDHKIAVVEQAPPINLSGVQDFPFKENCSYNQEGFACTVPPGQYFMMGDNRDNSEDSRYWGFVPDENIVGKAFLVWMNLGNLKRVGTFFD, encoded by the coding sequence ATGACATTGCAATCAATTTTAGGAAATTTCGCGTTAATTCTGTTTGTGCTGATGGTTGTGACAGGAATTATCTGGTTCTTGGACCGATTTTATTTACGTGCCCAGCGTCGCGCTAAAGCCGATGCGGCATTGGCAGCGTTTGATGCCCGGAACGTGAAGTTGCGTGCTGAGGGTATCAAGCTGGAGAGCAGTGGTCGCGCTGAATTGGAGGCCAACCTGCTGCGCCAACCAACTTGGGTAGAGTACTCAGGTAGCTTTTTCCCTGTCATAGCGATGGTATTCTTCCTGCGTTCGTTTCTTTATGAACCGTTTAAAATTCCATCCAGCTCAATGGTGCCGACCTTGCTGGTAGGTGATTTGATTCTTGTGAATAAATTTACCTACGGTATTCGTTTACCGATCCTGAACAAAAAAATCATCGACGTCAGCACGCCTCAGCGGGGCGATGTGATGGTGTTCAAGTATCCCAAGGATCTGTCGCTTGATTACATCAAACGCGTGGTTGGCGTTCCTGGTGATAAAATAGTGTATAGAAACAAGCGCTTAAGCATTAATGGCGTGGCGCTGACCTATACGGCGCTGCCGGATTATCTCAATGAAGATAGTTTGAACTATTCGAAGCAATATAACGAAAATCTGTCGAAGGTCGATCATAAGATCGCGGTTGTAGAGCAAGCCCCGCCCATCAATTTAAGTGGCGTTCAGGATTTTCCGTTTAAGGAAAACTGCTCTTATAATCAAGAAGGCTTCGCGTGTACCGTCCCTCCAGGTCAGTATTTCATGATGGGTGACAATCGCGATAATAGTGAAGATAGTCGCTATTGGGGTTTTGTTCCCGATGAAAATATTGTCGGTAAGGCATTTTTAGTATGGATGAACTTAGGTAATCTGAAACGTGTCGGTACATTTTTTGATTAA
- the lepA gene encoding translation elongation factor 4, with amino-acid sequence MNNIRNFSIIAHIDHGKSTLADRIIQFCGGLSDREMGAQVLDSMDIERERGITIKAQTAALSYKALDGQIYNLNLIDTPGHVDFSYEVSRSLSACEGALLVVDASQGVEAQTVANCYTALDLGLEVVPVLNKIDLPSADPDNAKAEIEDVIGIDASDAVQCSAKTGLGVREILETIIVKVPAPKGNTDAPLQALIVDSWFDNYVGVVMLVRIVNGTLRPKDKIQLMAAGSQHLTESIGVFTPKMQVRETLSAGQVGFIIAGIKELKAAKVGDTVTLASNPATEALPGFKEVQPQVFAGLFPVESNQYDALRDSLEKLKLNDAALQYEPEVSQALGFGFRCGFLGLLHMEIVQERLEREFDMDLITTAPTVIYEVVLRDGSILMVDNPSKMPEPSKIEEVREPIVTVNLYMPQEYVGSVITLCTLKRGMQKDMHYHGKQVKLIYEMPMAEIVLDFFDRLKSTSRGYASMDYEFKEYRSADVVKVDMLINSEKVDALAIIVHRSNSNHRGRAVAAKMRELIPRQMFDVAIQAAIGVNIISRENVKALRKNVLAKCYGGDISRKRKLLEKQKAGKKRMKQVGSVEIPQEAFLAILQVDDK; translated from the coding sequence ATGAACAACATTCGTAATTTTTCCATCATCGCTCACATTGATCACGGTAAATCTACCCTGGCAGACCGCATTATCCAATTTTGCGGAGGATTGTCGGATCGTGAGATGGGCGCGCAAGTACTTGATTCAATGGATATTGAGCGCGAGCGCGGTATTACCATCAAAGCGCAAACGGCGGCCTTGTCATACAAAGCACTTGATGGACAAATTTACAATTTGAACCTCATTGATACACCGGGGCACGTGGATTTTAGCTACGAGGTAAGCCGCTCCCTATCTGCTTGCGAGGGCGCGCTGCTGGTGGTAGATGCGTCGCAGGGAGTCGAAGCGCAAACGGTTGCCAATTGTTACACTGCGCTGGATCTCGGACTGGAAGTCGTGCCGGTTCTCAACAAAATCGACCTGCCGTCCGCTGACCCTGACAATGCCAAAGCTGAAATTGAGGATGTGATTGGCATCGATGCATCGGATGCGGTGCAATGCTCAGCCAAAACTGGCCTCGGCGTGCGCGAGATTCTGGAAACGATTATCGTCAAGGTGCCAGCACCAAAGGGTAATACCGATGCGCCTCTGCAGGCACTGATCGTCGATTCCTGGTTTGATAACTATGTCGGCGTGGTGATGTTGGTGCGGATTGTGAACGGTACGTTGCGCCCTAAAGACAAGATCCAGCTGATGGCTGCCGGCTCGCAACATCTGACTGAAAGCATTGGCGTCTTCACCCCGAAAATGCAAGTTCGCGAAACCCTGTCTGCAGGGCAGGTGGGCTTTATCATCGCAGGAATTAAAGAGCTCAAAGCGGCCAAGGTTGGCGATACGGTGACATTGGCGAGTAATCCTGCCACCGAAGCATTGCCCGGCTTCAAAGAAGTGCAGCCTCAGGTGTTCGCCGGGTTATTTCCTGTTGAGTCGAACCAATATGACGCGTTACGCGACTCGTTGGAAAAGTTAAAACTGAATGACGCCGCGCTTCAATACGAGCCGGAAGTGTCACAAGCGCTAGGCTTTGGTTTCCGTTGCGGCTTTCTGGGCTTGCTGCATATGGAAATCGTTCAAGAGCGACTTGAGCGCGAGTTCGACATGGATTTGATCACCACCGCGCCGACCGTGATCTACGAAGTTGTGCTGCGGGATGGTTCAATTCTGATGGTCGATAATCCATCGAAAATGCCGGAACCAAGCAAAATCGAAGAAGTTCGGGAACCGATTGTCACGGTCAATTTATACATGCCGCAAGAATATGTCGGGTCGGTCATCACCCTCTGTACTCTGAAGCGAGGAATGCAAAAAGACATGCACTATCATGGAAAACAGGTAAAGCTGATCTATGAAATGCCAATGGCCGAAATTGTGCTCGATTTTTTTGATCGACTGAAATCCACTTCGCGCGGTTATGCGTCAATGGATTATGAATTTAAGGAATATCGCTCGGCTGATGTCGTTAAAGTGGACATGCTGATTAACAGCGAAAAAGTCGATGCTTTAGCGATTATCGTGCATCGATCCAATAGTAATCACCGTGGGCGTGCCGTTGCCGCCAAGATGCGTGAACTGATTCCTCGACAAATGTTTGATGTCGCGATTCAGGCCGCAATTGGTGTGAATATTATTTCACGTGAGAACGTTAAGGCGCTGCGTAAAAATGTTTTGGCAAAGTGTTACGGTGGCGATATCAGTCGTAAGCGCAAATTGTTAGAGAAACAAAAAGCAGGTAAGAAACGCATGAAGCAGGTCGGCTCGGTGGAAATCCCACAAGAGGCGTTCCTTGCAATTTTACAAGTGGATGACAAATGA
- a CDS encoding glutaredoxin family protein, which translates to MATITFTLVGRSYCHLCDDMLQALHKLCADETVVAANGQCTVEQIDVDDDPELVALYDELVPVLIGNKEGQYPVQLCHYFLDHETVSAFLRTSRA; encoded by the coding sequence GTGGCGACGATTACATTTACGCTAGTTGGTCGTTCTTATTGTCATTTATGCGATGACATGTTGCAGGCTTTGCACAAGCTGTGCGCTGATGAAACAGTGGTCGCGGCCAACGGGCAATGCACAGTAGAGCAGATTGACGTCGACGACGATCCAGAGCTAGTGGCGTTATACGATGAATTGGTTCCCGTTCTTATCGGCAACAAAGAGGGGCAATATCCGGTGCAACTATGTCACTACTTTCTGGATCATGAGACGGTCAGCGCCTTTTTAAGGACATCCAGGGCCTGA
- a CDS encoding DegQ family serine endoprotease, which yields MKMAHTARHVFSALLLGATVSFVAPVLLGALPSAVAAPMTGLPDFTEIVEKAGPAVVNIRTTEKVKADAATGQPNDDEMQEFLRKFFGVPPNGAGKQPPLVPKGRKPGSKSPSEEVPRGVGSGFIISADGYIMTNAHVVDGASEVYVKLTDKREFKAKVIGADSRTDVALLKIEGSNLPRLTIGDSDKIKAGEWVLAIGSPFDLENTVTSGIISAKARDTGDYLPLIQTDVAVNPGNSGGPLINMRGEVVGINSQIYSRSGGFMGISFAVPIDEAMRVSDQLKTSGKVTRGRIGVQIGEVTKEVAESLGLPKAQGAQVERVETDGPAAKAGVQAGDIILKFNGAVIEKANDLPRIVGNIKPGTKGVLTVWRKGASRDITLTITEMKADKVDKADDADSADAAKPAPVANALGLVVSDLSADKKKELQVDSGVLVDGVEGSAARVGLQVGDVIQRLNNTDVKDAKQFNALVSKLESKKMAVVLVRRGESSQFVPLRPSN from the coding sequence ATGAAAATGGCCCATACAGCTCGTCATGTTTTTTCGGCACTTTTGTTGGGCGCGACTGTCTCCTTTGTCGCCCCGGTCCTCCTGGGCGCGCTGCCTTCTGCTGTCGCTGCGCCGATGACTGGCCTGCCTGACTTTACAGAAATCGTTGAAAAGGCTGGGCCGGCGGTCGTGAACATCCGCACTACCGAAAAAGTCAAAGCTGATGCGGCCACCGGTCAGCCCAATGATGATGAAATGCAAGAATTTCTACGGAAATTTTTTGGGGTTCCTCCGAATGGTGCTGGCAAGCAGCCTCCATTGGTTCCTAAGGGTCGCAAACCTGGTAGCAAGTCGCCGTCGGAAGAAGTGCCACGCGGCGTTGGCTCCGGTTTCATTATTTCTGCTGACGGCTACATCATGACGAATGCGCATGTGGTTGATGGCGCCAGCGAAGTATATGTAAAGCTAACTGATAAGCGCGAATTTAAAGCGAAAGTGATCGGTGCTGATAGCCGCACGGATGTGGCACTGCTAAAAATAGAAGGCTCGAACCTGCCACGCCTGACCATCGGTGACTCCGACAAGATCAAAGCAGGTGAGTGGGTATTGGCGATCGGATCGCCTTTCGATCTCGAAAATACGGTCACGTCCGGCATCATTTCGGCTAAAGCGCGTGACACTGGCGACTATTTACCGCTGATTCAAACCGATGTCGCCGTGAACCCAGGTAATTCTGGCGGACCGCTGATCAATATGCGAGGCGAAGTTGTCGGCATTAATTCGCAGATTTACAGCCGTTCAGGCGGCTTCATGGGTATCTCCTTTGCTGTGCCTATCGATGAAGCGATGCGGGTTTCCGATCAACTTAAAACCTCCGGAAAAGTCACACGGGGTCGGATCGGGGTTCAGATTGGAGAGGTCACCAAAGAGGTGGCAGAGTCGCTGGGCTTGCCGAAGGCACAAGGAGCGCAAGTTGAACGTGTTGAAACCGATGGCCCCGCCGCCAAGGCCGGAGTTCAGGCGGGCGACATCATTCTTAAATTTAACGGTGCGGTGATTGAAAAAGCCAATGATCTGCCGCGAATTGTCGGCAATATCAAACCGGGTACCAAAGGCGTTCTTACGGTTTGGCGCAAAGGTGCGAGTCGGGATATCACTTTAACCATTACAGAAATGAAAGCGGATAAAGTAGACAAAGCCGACGATGCCGATAGCGCAGATGCCGCGAAGCCAGCACCGGTAGCCAATGCGCTAGGATTGGTTGTGAGTGATTTAAGTGCTGATAAAAAGAAAGAACTTCAGGTTGATTCTGGTGTACTGGTTGATGGGGTTGAAGGAAGCGCAGCCCGCGTTGGACTGCAGGTGGGTGATGTGATCCAGCGTCTGAACAATACGGATGTGAAGGACGCGAAGCAATTCAACGCCCTGGTCTCCAAACTGGAATCGAAAAAAATGGCCGTAGTGTTGGTCCGCCGTGGTGAGTCGTCGCAGTTTGTTCCGTTGCGACCAAGCAACTAA